The Capsicum annuum cultivar UCD-10X-F1 chromosome 1, UCD10Xv1.1, whole genome shotgun sequence sequence CCAAGTATGAACTACAAGAAGGCCCTCAATCAAGTCGTTCCGAGTACTGAAAATATTATACCGAATCCAGTTAATTTCAGGAATAAAAAGAATGAGTACATGTGTTTGGATAAATCAGCAATCCATGACCAGCTACATGATACAATTGTGCTGACGGAGGAGGAAAAAGCTAGAATACATCGCCCATGGGCCTACTCCGTAATAATCAGACTGACACGACTACGAGTTAATCATGCCTATCTGAAAATCCACCTGTCTATTCTGTGGAAACCCACGAAGGATTTAATACTAATAGATTTGGGTAACGACTACTTCATAGTCAAATTCCTCAAAGAGGAAAACATGCTCATTGCTCTTCAACGAGGCCCATGGTTTGTAAATGGGGCTTTCGTATCAGTACGAAAATGGCACCCAAACTTCGTCGCATTGGAAGTCATGGAAAACCTTATTGCAATTTGGATTCGCTTATCTGAATTACCTATGGAGTACTATGACCACTCTATACTATCAAGAATAGGTAGTAAAATGGGTAAACTGGTGAAGATAGATATTTGCACATCG is a genomic window containing:
- the LOC107839436 gene encoding uncharacterized protein LOC107839436, whose protein sequence is MNPIQSGPPDPMALDNNPSMNYKKALNQVVPSTENIIPNPVNFRNKKNEYMCLDKSAIHDQLHDTIVLTEEEKARIHRPWAYSVIIRLTRLRVNHAYLKIHLSILWKPTKDLILIDLGNDYFIVKFLKEENMLIALQRGPWFVNGAFVSVRKWHPNFVALEVMENLIAIWIRLSELPMEYYDHSILSRIGSKMGKLVKIDICTSATFRSRYARICIEVPLRFRSKHTSISRD